In one window of Tachypleus tridentatus isolate NWPU-2018 chromosome 2, ASM421037v1, whole genome shotgun sequence DNA:
- the LOC143244532 gene encoding uncharacterized protein LOC143244532, protein MKKHKQWIKFMDLLKCESLICKLLENEHIIKFFKCTSQNCAFTTDNPLKYEEHLRNHEDKTLPCPYCFAFLNSAVLTAHMLKKHWKLRYQCGYCWYRGWGKMHVRIHTKCAHVEKPLKILVGIELKGEETQENIPDYLEVTKSYYCNIGTCTFSTFDPSVFKEHCDTTHKTVSVFSCYYCKTEVLSFERLLKHLNFHGINSFQCAFCLHGTETQAKVVEHVTAVHLDKPLQFYVRGSHVLLKTYTPCLPMSTDPSKPITLPILLGNQSLQSGSFETSKLEHVTNLKFSLSPNIKDISKSDIVTCDPLLQREKESNKSLKPITVEGELNRNSIEITHKEFIPVLSKVSLDKTDPVKLAPEESSIKNNNVEATPCFSSLNYLNILDNLEYITDTSRNIKKEKRKIADQNILDTSLQKFVVCKMEKLSEDQKPQFSENSCANVKPKEMDLIHENKNFCRNEPRTSWRTSAKETVCISELGEITPESVVQEISNQFKTHSFPLQSLNNSLNCLGTQVNFANGEKSEVTQEGVEVLISCVSEISSENEEDEVCKNKWSKLSGSKVQKDVQVNSDLSLNKSLSYYSFMEQKVDCVDVSSATNTEASKKDNPLEKFVPNECLIHDKYALNTTISGVSTEDIVFKYKRLSDKTLNGIDGAESNKEPNLEKGMKCIYKCGLCSVEMVTHRHILQHLQNVHCVQLHKCGYCDRTSKSSKTLIHHCKKYHERTPKTVLMYEKIIETQKESLDSLAEVKSSTSFIENNIEETVQNDGKKEESFKVKTKMGKTNDLQLINGPVDNTNSFLKCKINSLSTTDQHLDRELNKVEHQAVFSKQQKSQTEGNVSLNNLLDSRRENNLFGNTDQCDWVRESKQSYNTKVCENPLEFLSNNDFQKVSQNQFLFSMNKDNEKSITSVATSCDTNSHNLAFLKQKFNAPKDKSFLFICPFCGYAKASYCDLKLHLFRELKYHRLLCLVCNMSCFGRKEIKAHFQRHHPGEELYYEHKCDRNTEQLVENFLRIQEILTEKNKMLLLSNTQILKETKKRSKTSLFDKKCRLLCMYEKAVALSGESSVMNFKKDQEVPNPEKNIDNFTEAKIKKNPKDKGKESIVNAVSKRTIEEDTNPLLSEELKKSGNKVIKFCHEEIKSKNKNFAFSLFCAKHDKTEVQDEFLNSTKESSGISNALLVDFEKESVQSFNHKLENNSVITKKQHKGADDTHQSIANTNTSLLLNSDEEKSKKDPLLFICPFCDYAKASYCEQKLHLFRELKYHRLLCVRCNVSCFGKREMKAHFRRYHPGEELYYERKCDRNIEELVERFLRNQENLTAKNKMLLNHEQMQRATKQRSDISVLEKKCKLLFICENVKTTKSPPIYFTDDYSDIKMQERKEISNTEVKKIKNATNESKLYVIGDTNNGQKGTLKESTHLFPKETLKLENTPCLSEVIKYKYEEVHFSTAVESNIGIQNSPPKTEKNSTKEKSNQCDNSLNRTLQKLSSIDKKSEVSPVLFSCPFCNYTCSSYRTQKQHMYRELKYCRFFCLLCKTKFFNIKGLKAHFQKCHFGQKLCYEQKCDAETEEWVDHLLNKQKKLSVKGSKYLSLQANHSLNSQTSKKQYKYTCLFCGARKCSTGNFKKHLFNHKQYRPVKCFHCNKKFRYTCEVKQHLERHHPGLASYSTITKSDSIEDWVNEIISSQQLSNHHVMEQELHLDQTNLKDGLSGVRMKKHSVGAFTCHWQNCSFVTDDKKKLKYHLMIHFSRTSFSCPFCQTLFDSEAKLKSHCEFSHSEKSLPTASIKNENSLSYGMKKNQLGNNSKTITCSYCGLVIYSDKELKLHICWEHQNESKEDIIKENDNVASASQPHDKVLECESCGIKFAKRDEMLQHLKSHEKVLKSTDFSTFVNFSLYNKDQNSRFVTTMGSKNETNPSLNVSCEVPSKTPAVNNGEVHLVLDELSSKDTISRNVTRCAYCRKNVPSDTIKQHCRKQHPNLPVKIIKHRPKTPLQLPKFYEHSCEKRNPENLKEDLLLNFVEHKSGENFYLSEKEPYRCEYCPAHFSCVTHLQKHWQVEHQKKLNFAIDTGMHDTKQENSSICNAVNQLPQQLNSKSLERKSDVLHCASQLNDFAETFSQENYYPYVTEPTSSGKRQIPQENTNISCGSLSQGEFSFYGKKQKIDTSNIKVHIPSLGANIPYQSVTHLCNLQPCVLLTDLKSQLFTLGLS, encoded by the coding sequence ATGAAAAAACACAAGCAGTGGATAAAATTTATGGATTTACTTAAATGTGAAAGTTTAATTTGTAAGCTTCTTGAAAATGAACACATTATTAAGTTTTTCAAATGCACCAGTCAAAATTGTGCTTTTACAACTGATAACCCATTGAAATATGAAGAACATTTAAGAAATCATGAAGACAAAACTTTGCCATGTCCATATTGCTTTGCTTTTTTGAACTCAGCTGTGCTTACTGCACACATGCTTAAAAAGCATTGGAAACTTCGTTATCAATGTGGTTACTGTTGGTATCGTGGCTGGGGGAAAATGCATGTGAGAATACACACTAAATGTGCTCATGTAGAAAAGCCACTGAAAATATTAGTTGGTATTGAACTGAAAGGAGAAGAAACACAAGAGAATATACCAGACTACTTGGAAGTCACTAAGTCTTATTACTGCAACATTGGAACATGTacattttccacatttgatcCATCTGTGTTTAAGGAGCACTGTGATACTACACACAAAACAGTTTCTGTCTTCTCATGTTACTATTGTAAAACAGAGGTGTTGTCATTTGAAAGGTTGTTGAAACACTTAAATTTTCATGGAATAAACAGTTTTCAATGTGCATTTTGTCTACATGGTACAGAAACTCAAGCAAAAGTTGTTGAACACGTGACTGCTGTCCACCTTGACAAGCCTCTTCAGTTTTATGTGAGAGGTTCTcatgttttgttaaaaacataTACTCCGTGTCTTCCAATGTCTACTGATCCTTCCAAACCAATAACTTTGCCTATTCTGTTAGGTAACCAGTCTCTTCAAAGTGGTTCATTTGAAACCTCTAAACTGGAGCATGTAACCaacttaaaattttctttgtCTCCAAACATAAAAGATATTTCCAAATCTGATATTGTAACTTGTGATCCCTTATTACAAAGAGAAAAAGAGAGTAATAAATCTCTTAAACCTATAACAGTTGAGGGTGAATTGAACAGAAATAGCATAGAAATAACACACAAGGAATTCATCCCTGTCTTGTCCAAAGTTTCATTGGATAAAACAGATCCTGTGAAACTGGCTCCAGAGGAGTCgagtattaaaaacaacaatgttgaaGCAACACCATGTTTTTCCtctttgaattatttaaacatattagaTAACTTAGAATATATCACTGATAcatcaagaaatattaaaaaggaaaaaagaaaaatcgcTGATCAAAACATATTGGATACAAGTCTTCAGAAATTTGTGGTTTGCAAGATGGAAAAACTATCTGAAGACCAAAAGCCTCAGTTCTCTGAAAACAGTTGTGCAAATGTTAAACCAAAAGAGATGGATCTGATACATGAAAATAAGAACTTTTGCAGAAATGAACCAAGAACAAGCTGGAGAACTTCAGCAAAGGAAACTGTATGCATATCGGAATTAGGAGAAATCACACCTGAATCGGTAGTCCAAGAAATTTCAAACCAATTTAAAACACACTCATTTCCACTTCAATCATTGAATAATTCTTTGAATTGTTTAGGAACTCAAGTAAACTTTGCTAATGGTGAAAAAAGTGAAGTAACTCAGGAAGGTGTTGAAGTATTGATTTCATGTGTGTCAGAGATATCAAGTGAAAATGAGGAAGATGAAGTTTGCAAGAACAAATGGAGCAAATTATCAGGCAGTAAAGTTCAAAAAGATGTACAAGTTAATTCAGACTTGAGcttaaataaatctttatcatATTATTCTTTTATGGAACAGAAGGTTGATTGTGTTGATGTTTCTTCAGCCACAAACACTGAAGCTTCCAAAAAAGATAATCCACTTGAAAAATTTGTCCCTAATGAATGCCTTATTCATGATAAATATGCTCTGAATACTACCATAAGTGGTGTTAGTACAGAAGATATAGTATTCAAATATAAACGTCTCTCTGACAAAACACTTAATGGGATTGATGGAGCAGAGAGTAATAAAGAACCAAACTTAGAAAAAGgaatgaaatgtatttataaatgtggATTGTGCTCAGTTGAAATGGTTACACACAGGCATATATTACAACATCTCCAAAATGTTCACTGTGTACAACTTCATAAATGTGGATATTGTGATCGAACTAGCAAAAGTTCCAAGACATTGATTCACCACTGTAAAAAATATCATGAAAGAACCCCCAAAACTGTTCTAATGTATGAAAAGATAATTGAGACTCAGAAAGAGAGTTTAGATTCACTTGCAGAAGTGAAATCTTCCACCTCTTTTATAGAGAATAATATTGAAGAAACAGTACAAAATGATGGAAAAAAAGAAGaatcttttaaagttaaaacaaagatGGGAAAAACTAATGACTTGCAGCTGATTAATGGACCTGTGGATAATACAAACtcatttttaaagtgtaaaattaaTTCTTTAAGTACAACTGATCAACACCTTGACAGAGAACTGAATAAAGTGGAGCATCAAGCAGTATTTTCTAAGCAACAGAAGTCTCAAACTGAAGGTAATGTGTCTTTAAATAATCTATTGGACAGCAGGAGAGAAAATAACTTGTTTGGCAACACTGATCAATGTGATTGGGTAAGAGAAAGTAAACAATCATACAATACAAAGGTCTGTGAAAATCCACttgaatttttatctaataatgATTTTCAAAAGGTATCtcaaaatcagtttttattttctatgaataaagataatgaaaaaagCATTACTAGTGTAGCTACATCATGCGATACTAATAGCCACAATCTTGCATTCcttaaacaaaagtttaatgctcctaaagataagtcatttttgtttatttgtcctTTTTGTGGTTATGCTAAGGCTTCCTACTGTGACCTGAAACTTCATCTGTTTAGAGAGCTAAAGTACCACAGATTGTTGTGCCTAGTTTGTAATATGTCATGCTTTGGTaggaaagaaattaaagctcATTTTCAAAGACACCATCCTGGTGAAGAGCTTTATTACGAGCATAAGTGTGATCGCAATACTGAACAGTTGGTTGAAAATTTTTTAAGAATTCAagaaatattaacagaaaaaaataaaatgctgcTTTTGAGCAATACACagatattaaaagaaacaaaaaaacgttCTAAAACttctttgtttgataaaaaatgtaGATTGTTATGCATGTATGAAAAGGCAGTTGCTTTGTCAGGAGAAAGTTcagttatgaattttaaaaaagatCAGGAGGTACCAAATCCTGAAAAAAATATAGACAATTTCACTGAAGCTAAAATCAAGAAGAACCCAAAAGATAAGGGAAAAGAGTCTATCGTTAATGCTGTGAGTAAAAGAACAATAGAAGAAGACACAAATCCTCTTTTAAGTGAAGAACTaaaaaaatcaggaaataaaGTTATCAAATTTTGTCATGAAGagataaaatctaaaaataaaaattttgctttCTCCTTGTTTTGTGCAAAACATGATAAAACTGAAGTTCAGGATGAGTTTTTAAATAGTACAAAGGAGAGCAGTGGGATTTCTAATgctttgttagttgattttgaaAAAGAAAGTGTACAGTCCTTTAACCACAAACTTgaaaataacagtgtaattacaAAGAAGCAGCATAAAGGTGCAGATGATACACATCAGAGCATTGCTAATACAAATACATCTTTGCTGTTAAACTCTGATGAAGAGAAATCAAAAAAGGATCCTCTTTTATTCATTTGTCCTTTCTGTGATTATGCTAAAGCCTCTTACTGTGAACAGAAACTTCATCTTTTTAGAGAACTAAAATATCATAGACTGTTGTGTGTACGTTGTAATGTATCGTGTTTTGGTAAGAGAGAAATGAAAGCTCACTTTCGAAGATACCACCCTGGTGAGGAGCTTTATTATGAACGAAAGTGTGATCGTAATATTGAAGAATTGGTTGAAAGATTTCTAAGAAACCAGGAAAATTtaacagcaaaaaataaaatgcttttaaatCATGAACAGATGCAAAGAGCAACAAAACAACGTTCTGATATATCAGTTCTTGAGAAGAAGTGTAAATTGctttttatatgtgaaaatgttaaaacaacaaaaagtccACCTATATATTTCACAGATGATTATAGTGACATAAAAatgcaagaaagaaaagaaatttccAATACTGaagttaaaaagataaaaaatgcaACAAATGAATCAAAACTTTATGTAATTGGAGACACTAATAATGGTCAGAAAGGGACATTAAAAGAAAGTACACATCTATTTCCTAAAGAaactttaaagttagaaaataCACCTTGTCTCagtgaagtaataaaatataaatatgaggAGGTTCACTTTTCAACAGCTGTCGAAAGTAACATTGGAATCCAGAATTCACCTCCAAAGACTGAAAAGAACAGTACAAAGGAGAAAAGTAATCAGTGTGATAACAGTTTAAATAGGACATTACAAAAGCTTTCAAGTATTGATAAAAAAAGTGAAGTGAgtcctgttttgttttcttgtcccTTCTGTAATTATACTTGTTCTTCTTATCGCACTCAAAAGCAACACATGTATCGAGAATTAAAGTATTgcagatttttttgtttattatgcaAGACAAAATTCTTTAATATCAAAGGACTTAAAGCTCATTTTCAGAAATGCCATTTTGGTCAAAAGCTTTGTTATGAACAAAAATGTGATGCTGAAACTGAGGAGTGGGTTgatcatttattaaataaacagaaaaaactaTCGGTAAAAGGAAGCAAGTACCTGTCCCTACAAGCTAATCACTCATTGAATTCACAGACctcaaaaaaacaatacaagtatACTTGCCTTTTCTGTGGTGCTAGAAAATGTAGCACAGGTAATTTcaagaaacatttgtttaatcACAAACAGTATCGTCCTGTTAAATGTTTTCACTGCAATAAAAAATTCAGATACACATGTGAAGTTAAACAGCATTTGGAGAGACATCATCCTGGTCTTGCATCGTACAGTACAATAACAAAGAGTGATAGCATTGAAGACTGGGTGAATGAAATTATAAGTAGTCAGCAGCTTTCTAATCATCATGTAATGGAGCAGGAACTACATCTTGACCAAACAAATTTGAAAGATGGCTTATCTGGGGTAAGAATGAAAAAACACAGTGTTGGAGCTTTCACTTGTCATTGGCAAAACTGCAGTTTTGTTACTGATgataaaaagaaactgaaataccACCTGATGATCCACTTCTCTAGAACCAGTTTTTCATGTCCATTTTGTCAAACATTGTTTGATTCAGAAGCCAAGTTAAAAAGTCACTGTGAATTCAGTCATTCTGAAAAATCATTACCTACAGCttctataaaaaatgaaaactctCTCAGTTATGGTATGAAAAAGAATCAACTTGgaaataattcaaaaacaattaccTGCTCTTATTGTGGTCTTGTAATTTACTCGGATAAAGAACTTAAACTTCATATTTGTTGGGAACATCAGAATGAATCAAAAGAggatattataaaagaaaatgataatgttGCTAGTGCTTCTCAACCTCATGATAAGGTTTTAGAGTGTGAGTCGTGTGGTATTAAGTTTGCTAAACGTGATGAGATGCTTCAGCATCTCAAATCACATGAAAAAGTATTAAAATCTACAGACTTTTCTACCTTTGTAAACTTCTCTTTATATAATAAAGACCAGAATTCAAGATTTGTAACAACCATGGGGAGTAAAAATGAAACTAATCCTAGTCTAAATGTGTCTTGTGAAGTTCCCTCTAAAACTCCTGCAGTGAACAATGGTGAAGTACATTTGGTATTAGATGAGCTGTCTTCAAAAGATACTATCTCTAGAAATGTCACAAGATGTGCATATTGTAGGAAGAATGTACCTTCTGATACTATTAAGCAACACTGCCGAAAACAGCATCCTAATCTTCCTGTTAAGATAATTAAACATCGTCCCAAGACCCCTCTTCAATTACCCAAATTTTATGAACATTCATGTGAGAAAAGAAATCCTGAAAACTTGAAAgaagatttattattaaattttgtggAACACAAATCTGGTGAGAATTTTTATCTGTCTGAAAAAGAACCATACAGGTGCGAGTATTGCCCAGCTCATTTTAGTTGtgttacacatttacagaagcaTTGGCAGGTAGAACACCAAAAGAAATTGAATTTTGCAATTGACACTGGCATGCATgatacaaaacaagaaaacagcAGCATCTGTAATGCAGTTAACCAGCTTCCACAACAGTTAAACTCAAAGAGTTTGGAAAGGAAGTCTGATGTACTCCATTGTGCTTCCCAGCTGAATGACTTTGCTGAAACCTTTTCTCAAGAGAATTATTATCCTTATGTAACTGAACCCACATCCAGTGGCAAGAGGCAGATTCCACAGGAAAATACTAATATTTCCTGTGGTAGTTTATCACAAGGTGAATTTTCCTTttatggtaaaaaacaaaaaattgatacATCAAACATTAAAGTGCATATTCCATCATTAGGAGCCAATATTCCTTACCAGTCAGTGACACACTTGTGTAACTTACAACCTTGTGTTTTACTTACAGATTTGAAATCACAACTTTTCACTTTGGGATTGTCTTAA